A single region of the Nocardioides ochotonae genome encodes:
- a CDS encoding flavin reductase family protein, whose amino-acid sequence MPSPSARRVLDPASPDVDAYRWLTDLIVPRPIAWVSTLSADGIGNLAPHSFFTVACAQPPIVQFTSVGDKDTLRNVRATGEFVVNLVSRPLLEAANASSASYPRDVDEADELEIATEPSERVAPPRVVASPASIECVLHSTLGLGDSTVVLGRVVRITVREDVLVDDRPAIALLEPLSRLGGSQWGLPPEPVQVRRPR is encoded by the coding sequence GTGCCCTCCCCTTCCGCGCGACGCGTCCTGGACCCTGCCTCCCCCGACGTCGACGCCTACCGGTGGCTGACCGACCTCATCGTGCCCCGCCCGATCGCCTGGGTCTCGACGCTGTCGGCCGACGGCATCGGCAACCTCGCGCCGCACTCGTTCTTCACCGTCGCCTGCGCGCAGCCGCCGATCGTCCAGTTCACCTCGGTGGGCGACAAGGACACGCTGCGCAACGTGCGCGCCACCGGCGAGTTCGTGGTCAACCTGGTCAGCCGGCCGCTGCTCGAGGCGGCCAACGCCAGCAGCGCGTCGTACCCCCGCGACGTGGACGAGGCCGACGAGCTCGAGATCGCCACCGAGCCCAGCGAGCGCGTCGCCCCGCCCCGGGTGGTCGCCTCCCCCGCCTCGATCGAGTGCGTGCTGCACTCCACCCTCGGCCTCGGCGACTCCACCGTGGTGCTCGGCCGGGTCGTGCGGATCACCGTGCGCGAGGACGTGCTCGTCGATGACCGGCCCGCGATCGCGCTGCTCGAGCCGCTGTCGCGTCTCGGTGGCTCGCAGTGGGGCCTGCCGCCGGAGCCGGTGCAGGTACGCCGCCCGCGCTGA
- a CDS encoding nuclear transport factor 2 family protein, whose amino-acid sequence MDAPDLLARLCRLIDARRWPELVPLLSDDFECRYVHTGETFDRESWVRLNAEYPGFDRLLVEDLVGEGDRAAARCHVTGYAEERLLHFEVASFATSRDGRISRMTEVWTDVAQAPPAAARPA is encoded by the coding sequence ATGGACGCCCCCGACCTGCTGGCCCGGCTGTGCCGGCTCATCGACGCCCGCCGGTGGCCGGAGTTGGTCCCGCTGCTCAGCGACGACTTCGAGTGCCGCTACGTGCACACCGGGGAGACCTTCGACCGGGAGTCGTGGGTGCGGCTCAACGCCGAGTACCCGGGCTTCGACCGGCTGCTCGTCGAGGACCTGGTCGGCGAGGGCGACCGGGCCGCCGCCCGTTGCCACGTGACGGGGTACGCCGAGGAGCGGCTGCTGCACTTCGAGGTCGCGAGCTTCGCCACGTCCCGGGACGGCCGGATCTCGCGGATGACCGAGGTGTGGACCGACGTCGCGCAGGCGCCACCGGCTGCGGCGCGCCCCGCCTGA
- a CDS encoding adenosine deaminase — protein sequence MSGGRGPARDVHRLPKAHLHLHFTGSMRHSTLLELAERDGIVLPDQLVEEWPPRLSAADEKGWFRFQRLYDVARSVLRTEDDVRRLVREAAEDDVADGGRWLEIQVDPSGYGARFGGITAFTDLVLDAVRDASASTGLGMAVVIAANRTRHPLDARTLARLATQYAGRGVVGFGLSNDERRGTTTDFAPAFAIAERAGLALVPHGGELRGPDHVRTCLDHLHADRLGHGIRAAEDPEVLDRIVQAGVALEVCPVSNVALGVYSDLTSVPLPSLLAAGATVALGADDPLLFGSRLAGQYATMRAAHDLSDAQLAELGRMSVRASRAPDEVKAAILAEVDAWLEAPAEA from the coding sequence GTGAGCGGCGGACGGGGCCCGGCCCGCGACGTCCACCGGCTGCCCAAGGCCCACCTGCACCTGCACTTCACCGGCTCGATGCGGCACTCGACGCTCCTCGAGCTGGCCGAGCGTGACGGCATCGTGCTGCCCGACCAGCTGGTCGAGGAGTGGCCGCCGCGGCTCTCGGCGGCCGACGAGAAGGGCTGGTTCCGCTTCCAGCGGCTCTACGACGTCGCGCGCTCGGTGCTGCGCACCGAGGACGACGTACGACGGCTGGTGCGTGAGGCGGCCGAGGACGACGTGGCCGACGGCGGGCGCTGGCTGGAGATCCAGGTGGACCCCAGCGGCTACGGCGCCCGGTTCGGCGGGATCACCGCCTTCACCGACCTCGTCCTGGACGCGGTCCGCGACGCCTCCGCGTCCACCGGCCTGGGCATGGCGGTGGTGATCGCCGCGAACCGGACCCGCCACCCCCTCGACGCGCGCACCCTCGCGCGCCTGGCCACCCAGTACGCCGGGCGCGGGGTCGTGGGGTTCGGGCTCTCGAACGACGAGCGCCGCGGGACCACCACCGACTTCGCCCCCGCCTTCGCGATCGCGGAGCGCGCCGGCCTCGCGCTGGTGCCGCACGGCGGCGAGCTGCGCGGCCCCGACCACGTGCGCACCTGCCTGGACCACCTGCACGCCGACCGGCTCGGTCACGGCATCCGGGCCGCCGAGGACCCCGAGGTGCTCGACCGGATCGTGCAGGCCGGGGTCGCCCTCGAGGTCTGCCCGGTGTCCAACGTGGCGCTCGGCGTCTACTCCGACCTCACCTCGGTGCCGCTGCCCTCGCTGCTCGCCGCCGGCGCCACCGTGGCCCTCGGCGCCGACGACCCGTTGCTCTTCGGCTCCCGGCTGGCCGGCCAGTACGCCACGATGCGCGCCGCCCACGACCTGAGCGACGCCCAGCTGGCCGAGCTGGGGCGGATGTCGGTGCGCGCCTCGCGTGCCCCCGACGAGGTGAAGGCCGCGATCCTCGCCGAGGTGGACGCCTGGCTCGAGGCCCCGGCGGAGGCCTGA
- a CDS encoding CidA/LrgA family protein: MVNGLMWLLGCQLVGEVVVRLTDLPVPGPVVGMAVLLALLVLRRSGDDATVVRAADGLLRHLQLLFVPAGVGVVAYVAVIREDALPITVAMLGSWLVGLLAVGWTARLLTRDHPAEGAAGTVEAGP, translated from the coding sequence ATGGTGAACGGACTGATGTGGCTGCTGGGCTGCCAGCTGGTGGGGGAGGTCGTCGTCCGCCTCACCGACCTGCCCGTGCCGGGACCGGTCGTCGGGATGGCGGTGCTCCTGGCGCTGCTGGTCCTGCGTCGGTCCGGCGACGACGCGACGGTGGTGCGCGCCGCGGACGGGCTGCTGCGCCACCTCCAGCTGCTGTTCGTGCCCGCCGGCGTCGGGGTGGTCGCCTACGTCGCGGTGATCCGTGAGGACGCGCTGCCGATCACCGTCGCGATGCTCGGCTCCTGGCTCGTCGGACTTCTGGCGGTGGGGTGGACCGCGCGGTTGCTGACCCGCGACCACCCGGCCGAGGGGGCCGCGGGGACTGTGGAGGCCGGGCCGTGA
- the rpmG gene encoding 50S ribosomal protein L33: MASKSSDVRPKITLACVDCKDRNYITKKNRRNDPDRMELAKFCPRCRTHTAHRETR; the protein is encoded by the coding sequence GTGGCCAGCAAGAGCTCCGACGTTCGCCCCAAGATCACGCTCGCGTGCGTGGACTGCAAGGACCGCAACTACATCACCAAGAAGAACCGCCGCAACGACCCCGACCGCATGGAGCTGGCGAAGTTCTGCCCCCGCTGCCGGACGCACACGGCGCACCGCGAGACCCGCTGA
- a CDS encoding MaoC/PaaZ C-terminal domain-containing protein: MSALSAGDTLAPQEYAVTRADLVRYAGASGDFNPIHWSDRVATSVGLPGVIAHGMFTMALAARAVASWTDGAEVLELGCKFTNPVVVPDDDTGVVVRVAGTVKSVEDGRAAIALEVTCCGAKVLGMPKAVVRA; encoded by the coding sequence ATGAGCGCGCTGAGTGCGGGGGACACCCTCGCCCCGCAGGAGTACGCCGTGACCCGCGCCGACCTGGTCCGCTACGCCGGCGCCAGCGGCGACTTCAACCCGATCCACTGGTCCGACCGGGTGGCCACCTCGGTGGGCCTGCCCGGTGTCATCGCGCACGGCATGTTCACCATGGCCCTGGCCGCACGCGCGGTGGCCTCCTGGACCGACGGCGCCGAGGTGCTCGAGCTCGGCTGCAAGTTCACCAACCCCGTTGTGGTGCCCGACGACGACACCGGCGTCGTCGTGCGCGTCGCCGGCACCGTGAAGTCGGTCGAGGACGGCCGGGCCGCGATCGCGCTCGAGGTCACCTGCTGTGGCGCGAAGGTGCTGGGCATGCCGAAGGCCGTCGTCCGTGCCTGA
- a CDS encoding UDP-N-acetylmuramate dehydrogenase has translation MPEPVHHLRDHTTLRVGGPAARWVRATTEDEAVATVSAADDRGEPVLVLGGGSNLLVADEGFAGVVVELAMDEVTVEGDDDGPACGGVSVTAGAGAGWDDLVALACERGWVGIEALSGIPGTVGATPVQNVGAYGQEVAQTIARVRTWDRVERRVRSFAAADCGFGYRSSRFKADPARHLVLAVTYQLRTGELSAPVGYAELARTLGVESGQRAPLADVRAAVLGLRAGKGMVLDPDDHDTWSAGSFFTNPILPADRVPEGAPAWPVADGLVKTSAAWLIERAGFTKGYGGPAASLSTKHTLALTNRGGASAADVLALAREVRDGVEARFGIRLVNEPVLVGCEL, from the coding sequence GTGCCTGAGCCCGTCCACCACCTGCGCGACCACACCACGCTGCGCGTCGGCGGGCCGGCTGCCCGCTGGGTGCGCGCCACCACCGAGGACGAGGCGGTGGCGACCGTCTCGGCCGCCGACGACCGCGGTGAGCCGGTGCTGGTCCTCGGAGGCGGCTCCAACCTGCTGGTGGCCGACGAGGGCTTCGCGGGAGTCGTCGTCGAGCTGGCCATGGACGAGGTCACCGTCGAGGGCGACGACGACGGACCCGCCTGCGGCGGCGTGAGCGTCACCGCGGGCGCCGGCGCCGGGTGGGACGACCTGGTCGCCCTCGCCTGCGAGCGCGGCTGGGTCGGCATCGAGGCGCTCTCCGGCATCCCCGGCACCGTCGGCGCCACGCCCGTGCAGAACGTCGGCGCCTACGGCCAGGAGGTCGCCCAGACCATCGCCCGGGTCCGCACCTGGGACCGCGTGGAGCGCCGGGTGCGCAGCTTCGCGGCCGCCGACTGCGGTTTCGGCTACCGCAGCAGCCGCTTCAAGGCCGACCCGGCGCGCCACCTCGTACTGGCGGTCACCTACCAGCTGCGGACCGGTGAACTCTCCGCGCCCGTGGGCTACGCCGAGCTCGCCCGTACCCTCGGCGTCGAGAGCGGTCAGCGGGCCCCGCTCGCCGACGTACGCGCCGCGGTGCTCGGCCTGCGTGCCGGCAAGGGCATGGTGCTCGACCCCGACGACCACGACACCTGGAGCGCGGGCTCCTTCTTCACCAACCCGATCCTGCCGGCCGACCGCGTCCCCGAGGGGGCGCCCGCCTGGCCGGTCGCCGACGGTCTGGTCAAGACCAGCGCCGCCTGGCTGATCGAGCGTGCCGGCTTCACCAAGGGGTACGGCGGCCCGGCCGCCTCGCTGTCGACCAAGCACACGCTGGCGCTCACCAACCGGGGTGGCGCGAGCGCCGCCGACGTGCTGGCCCTGGCCCGCGAGGTCCGCGACGGCGTCGAGGCCCGCTTCGGGATCCGACTGGTCAACGAGCCCGTGCTGGTCGGCTGCGAGCTCTGA
- a CDS encoding FAS1-like dehydratase domain-containing protein: MPVDAALVGKTFPPTRPYAVSAEKIREFASATGATYDGGPAPATFPIVLAFDAMNAFLAAEEIDLFRIVHGEQKFVYERPVVPGDLLTATLTVRSLRQIGGNDIIGTASEVRDGDGALVCSTTATLVHRAAA, from the coding sequence ATGCCCGTCGACGCCGCCCTGGTCGGGAAGACCTTCCCCCCGACCCGTCCGTACGCCGTCTCCGCGGAGAAGATCCGCGAGTTCGCCTCCGCCACCGGAGCCACCTACGACGGTGGCCCGGCCCCCGCAACGTTCCCGATCGTGCTGGCCTTCGACGCGATGAACGCCTTCCTGGCGGCCGAGGAGATCGACCTGTTCCGCATCGTCCACGGCGAGCAGAAGTTCGTCTACGAGCGCCCGGTGGTCCCCGGCGACCTGCTCACCGCCACGCTGACCGTGCGGAGCCTGCGCCAGATCGGCGGCAACGACATCATCGGCACCGCCAGCGAGGTCCGCGACGGCGACGGCGCGCTGGTCTGCTCGACCACCGCCACTCTCGTGCACCGGGCCGCCGCATGA
- the secE gene encoding preprotein translocase subunit SecE, with protein MSDSNAVRGPRDSEPVKRTGPATFYRQVVAELRKVVWPTREQLSSYFVVVLVFVLIMMAIVSALDLAFGRLAFAIFTGPND; from the coding sequence GTGTCGGACAGCAACGCAGTCCGCGGGCCCCGCGACAGCGAGCCGGTCAAGCGCACCGGTCCGGCGACGTTCTACCGCCAGGTGGTCGCGGAGCTGCGCAAGGTCGTCTGGCCGACGCGCGAGCAGCTCTCGTCCTACTTCGTCGTCGTGCTCGTCTTCGTCCTGATCATGATGGCGATCGTGTCGGCGCTCGACCTGGCCTTCGGCCGGCTCGCGTTCGCGATCTTCACGGGCCCGAACGACTAA
- a CDS encoding LrgB family protein, which produces MREVLESPVFLLLLTLAAYRLGREVRDRTAGHALAQPALVAIITVALAITALDIDYATYLDGTQVLVFLLGPATVALAVPLHRQLSRLRGFVLPLLVAIPVGVVVSVTTGVLLVRALGGGELLERTMAPKAATTPVSIALSESLGAIAPLTAVLAILIGIVGAVLGPAVLTLARVRERRARGLALGAVSHGIGTSRALAENETEGAFAGLSMGLTALATSLALPVLAAFLL; this is translated from the coding sequence GTGAGGGAGGTCCTGGAGTCGCCGGTCTTCCTGCTGCTGCTCACGCTCGCGGCGTACCGCCTGGGCCGCGAGGTGCGCGACCGCACCGCAGGCCACGCGCTCGCCCAGCCGGCGCTGGTCGCGATCATCACGGTCGCCTTGGCGATCACCGCGCTGGACATCGACTACGCGACGTACCTGGACGGCACCCAGGTGCTGGTCTTCCTGCTCGGGCCGGCGACCGTGGCCCTCGCCGTACCGCTGCACCGGCAGCTGTCGCGCCTGCGCGGCTTCGTGCTGCCGTTGCTGGTGGCGATCCCGGTGGGCGTCGTGGTCTCGGTGACGACCGGCGTCCTGCTGGTCCGGGCGCTCGGCGGCGGCGAACTGCTCGAGCGGACGATGGCGCCGAAGGCGGCCACCACGCCGGTCTCGATCGCGCTGTCGGAGAGCCTCGGCGCGATCGCGCCGCTCACCGCCGTGCTGGCGATCCTGATCGGCATCGTCGGCGCCGTGCTCGGTCCGGCGGTGCTGACGCTGGCCCGGGTGCGCGAGCGCCGGGCCCGTGGTCTGGCGCTCGGCGCTGTCTCCCACGGCATCGGCACCTCGCGCGCCCTTGCCGAGAACGAGACCGAGGGCGCGTTCGCCGGGCTCTCGATGGGGCTCACCGCCCTGGCCACCAGCCTGGCGCTCCCGGTGCTGGCGGCGTTCCTGCTCTGA
- a CDS encoding amidase: protein MTRVHAFSDDALGDLDAVGLTAAIQARRVSVPEVVEAAIARTEAVDAPLGAVAYAAYDRARAEAREPRGGFFAGVPTFLKDNIDVAGMPTQHGADAFTGAPATADGDVARALLATGLLPLGKTRMSEYGFSAAAEHPRQGPVRSPWSTDHVAGASSAGSAALVAAGAVPLAHANDGGGSIRIPASVNGLVGLKPSRGRLPSERLNRQMPIRIVADGVLTRSVRDTAAVYRETEKVYRSLELPPIGDITRPVRRRLRVAVHTTGVARDADPEVADLTRQTAKLLADLGHHVEEAAVPAPPTFPDDFVLYWAMLAAAIVRTGRLTHGRQWDPTRLDNLTLGLERHLRGHLHRLPGAIRRLRATRELSRRFHEQYDVALSPVVATPTPLVGHLDPTQDYDVVMGRLLDWVAFTPWHNVTGDPAVSLPLATTSAGLPQGMMIGAGLGREGLLLALALELEEALPPAVLS, encoded by the coding sequence ATGACGCGGGTCCACGCCTTCTCTGATGACGCCCTGGGTGACCTCGACGCGGTCGGGCTGACCGCCGCAATCCAGGCGAGGCGGGTGTCGGTGCCCGAGGTGGTGGAGGCGGCCATCGCGCGCACCGAGGCGGTCGATGCGCCCCTCGGAGCGGTGGCGTACGCCGCGTACGACCGGGCGCGCGCCGAGGCGCGAGAGCCCCGTGGCGGGTTCTTCGCGGGCGTGCCGACGTTCCTCAAGGACAACATCGACGTGGCCGGCATGCCCACCCAGCACGGCGCCGACGCGTTCACCGGGGCGCCCGCCACCGCCGACGGCGACGTCGCGCGGGCGCTGCTGGCGACGGGGCTGCTGCCGCTGGGCAAGACCAGGATGTCGGAGTACGGCTTCAGCGCCGCCGCCGAGCATCCCCGGCAGGGACCGGTGCGCTCGCCGTGGTCCACCGACCACGTCGCCGGCGCCTCCTCGGCCGGCTCCGCAGCCCTGGTGGCCGCGGGCGCGGTGCCGCTCGCGCACGCCAACGACGGCGGTGGCTCGATCCGCATCCCGGCCTCGGTCAACGGCCTGGTCGGGCTCAAGCCGAGCCGCGGCCGGCTGCCCAGCGAGCGGCTGAACCGCCAGATGCCCATCCGCATCGTCGCCGACGGCGTGCTGACCCGCTCGGTGCGCGACACCGCTGCCGTGTACCGCGAGACCGAGAAGGTCTACCGCTCCCTCGAGCTCCCGCCCATCGGTGACATCACGCGTCCCGTGCGCCGCCGGCTGCGGGTCGCGGTCCACACCACCGGCGTGGCCCGCGACGCGGATCCGGAGGTGGCGGATCTCACGCGGCAGACGGCGAAGCTGCTCGCCGACCTCGGCCACCACGTCGAGGAGGCGGCCGTCCCGGCGCCGCCGACCTTCCCCGACGACTTCGTCCTGTACTGGGCGATGCTCGCCGCCGCCATCGTGCGCACCGGCCGGCTGACGCACGGACGCCAGTGGGACCCCACCCGCCTGGACAACCTCACCCTCGGCCTGGAGCGGCACCTGCGCGGCCACCTGCACCGCCTGCCCGGGGCGATCCGGCGCCTGCGCGCCACCCGGGAGCTCTCGCGCCGCTTCCACGAGCAGTACGACGTCGCGCTGTCGCCCGTCGTGGCCACGCCGACGCCGCTCGTGGGCCACCTGGACCCCACCCAGGACTACGACGTGGTGATGGGCCGGCTGCTCGACTGGGTGGCGTTCACCCCGTGGCACAACGTGACCGGCGACCCGGCGGTCTCCCTCCCGCTCGCGACCACCTCCGCCGGCCTGCCCCAGGGCATGATGATCGGGGCCGGACTGGGTCGCGAGGGGCTGCTGCTGGCGCTCGCCCTCGAGCTCGAAGAGGCCCTCCCACCTGCGGTTTTGTCTTAA